Within Cnuibacter physcomitrellae, the genomic segment CGGTCACGCCGCCTACGACCAGACCCGGATCGCGGAGGGACTCACGGAGATCGGGTACTGGCGGTACGTCACCTCCTCGAGCTTCGCCACCGACGTCGCCGAGAACTGGCAGTCGGAGTACCTGCAGTTCTTCCTCTACATCTGGGCGACCGTCTGGCTCGTGCAGCGCGGATCACCCGAGTCGAAGCGACCCGGCGATGCCGGGCCCGAGTCGGATCGCGAGGAGCTCGTGGGCGAGCACGCCCGGCCGGACTCTCCCCGCTCGGCGGTCGCTGACGGGCTCCGCCGGGTGCTCTTCTCGCACTCGCTCCTGATCGTGATGGGGTCGATCTTCCTGCTCTCGTGGGCGGCGCAGTCCGTCGCCGGTGTGGTGTCGTTCAACGAGCAGCAGCTGAACGATCTGCAGGAGCCCTACACGTGGGGTCGGTACGTGCTCTCGAGCGACTTCTGGAACCGGACCCTGCAGAACTGGCAGTCCGAGTTCCTCGCCGTGGGGAGCATGGCGGCCCTCTCGATCTTCCTCCGCGAGCGCGGGTCGACCGAGTCGAAGAGCGTGGGCGCCCCCCACTCCGAGACGGGGACGAACACCTGAGGCCCGACGCGTCGACGCGTTCCAGCCCCGTAGCCTGGAAGGGTGCTGCGCCTGCTCTTCTTCCTCGGACTCGGCATCGGACTCGGCGGAGTCGTCGTGCAGGTCGTCGGCCCTCCGGGGGCGGGTGAATGGACGATCCCGGTCGCACTCATCCTCCTGATCGGCAGCGGCACGCTGATCCTCGTCGGTCGCTCCCTGAACGGGATGCAGACACCCTCCGCCGACGACATCGCCGCAGCGAGGGCGGCCGGCCGCTCGGCCCTCATCCGCGTGGATGCGCTCTCCCAGACCGGGACGCAGGTCAACGACCAGCCGCTCTGCGAGCTCCAGGTGACGGTGCGTCCGGAGACCGGCCCCGCCTTCCGGACCGTGGTGCGCAGGATCGTCGCGGTCATCGATGTGCCGCGCTTCCAGCCGGGCACCGTGCATCCCGGGGTCGTGCTGCTCGAGGGCGGGCCCGAGGTGGCGATCCTGGATGACGACGGGGGCGTGCCCGTCCGGGTTCCGAGCGTTCCGGATGCGGCGAGCGCCGGTCCGCTGCTCCTGCCCGAATCAGGCACCAGGGTCTCGGGCGGTCGGCGTCGCCGGCCCCTGCTCGGCGTCGGC encodes:
- a CDS encoding DUF6766 family protein, translated to MRSSRAGFRMLRFLRDNGLTLFFAALFLAALIGQSFAGHAAYDQTRIAEGLTEIGYWRYVTSSSFATDVAENWQSEYLQFFLYIWATVWLVQRGSPESKRPGDAGPESDREELVGEHARPDSPRSAVADGLRRVLFSHSLLIVMGSIFLLSWAAQSVAGVVSFNEQQLNDLQEPYTWGRYVLSSDFWNRTLQNWQSEFLAVGSMAALSIFLRERGSTESKSVGAPHSETGTNT